The Hahella sp. HNIBRBA332 genome window below encodes:
- a CDS encoding DUF938 domain-containing protein has product MKPVAEACLRNQAPIAEAVREPFANVRTVLEIGAGTGQHAVYIAERMPHLQWLPTDLAEALPGICAWVEESGLDNLLPPKALDVTVGDWGLTEIFDAAYTSNTLHFIGWTPVEALFAGVAKRLRSDSPFCVYGPFNENGAFTSPGNQGLDEWVKTRDPDAGLKDLADIETLALRSGFKLESLKRLPANNLLLVFRFEG; this is encoded by the coding sequence GTGAAACCTGTCGCTGAAGCCTGTTTGCGGAATCAGGCCCCTATCGCCGAGGCGGTGCGGGAGCCGTTCGCCAATGTGAGAACGGTATTGGAAATCGGCGCCGGCACCGGGCAGCACGCGGTGTATATCGCTGAGCGCATGCCCCATCTGCAATGGCTGCCGACGGATCTGGCCGAGGCTTTGCCGGGGATCTGCGCCTGGGTGGAGGAGTCGGGGCTGGACAACCTTTTACCGCCCAAAGCGCTGGATGTGACAGTTGGCGATTGGGGGCTGACTGAAATCTTTGATGCGGCATACACGTCGAACACTTTGCATTTTATTGGATGGACGCCTGTTGAGGCGTTGTTCGCCGGCGTCGCCAAGCGTCTACGCTCTGATTCTCCTTTTTGTGTCTATGGTCCTTTTAATGAAAACGGAGCGTTTACCAGCCCAGGCAATCAGGGCCTGGATGAGTGGGTGAAAACTCGCGATCCTGACGCTGGACTGAAAGATCTGGCGGACATTGAGACGCTGGCGCTGCGCTCTGGCTTCAAGCTGGAGAGTCTCAAACGGTTGCCAGCGAACAATCTGTTGCTGGTGTTTCGCTTCGAAGGGTGA
- a CDS encoding DUF4291 domain-containing protein → MKIKDIKTTPYLEQTSLWPASGRHILAHQDQDTLIVYQAYRPEIGEYAIKNGRFGGAYSYSRMSWIKPNFLWMMYRCGWGLKEGQEVVLGLRIRRQFFEDILSQAVPSSYNPEEFATQEAWKEAVQSSNVRLQWDPDHTPNGAKCERRAIQLGLRGDMLARYGKEEILEVIDFREFIAEQRAHAIPERYAELMTPQERVFIPSDATVSARLRLDSPD, encoded by the coding sequence ATGAAAATCAAAGATATTAAAACCACCCCCTACCTCGAACAGACCTCTCTCTGGCCCGCCAGCGGCAGACATATTCTGGCGCATCAGGATCAAGACACGCTCATCGTTTATCAGGCCTATCGACCGGAAATCGGCGAGTACGCCATCAAGAACGGCCGTTTCGGCGGCGCATACAGTTATTCCCGCATGAGTTGGATTAAACCCAACTTCCTGTGGATGATGTATCGTTGCGGCTGGGGTTTGAAGGAAGGCCAGGAAGTTGTGCTGGGCCTGAGAATACGCCGACAGTTCTTCGAAGACATCCTGAGCCAGGCGGTACCCTCTTCCTACAATCCTGAGGAATTCGCAACTCAGGAAGCCTGGAAGGAAGCAGTGCAAAGCTCCAACGTGCGTCTGCAATGGGACCCGGATCATACGCCGAACGGGGCAAAGTGCGAGCGCCGCGCCATTCAATTGGGACTGCGTGGAGACATGCTCGCCCGTTATGGCAAAGAGGAGATTCTGGAAGTTATCGACTTCAGAGAGTTCATCGCTGAGCAACGCGCTCACGCTATCCCGGAACGCTACGCGGAGCTGATGACGCCGCAGGAGCGGGTATTTATTCCCTCCGACGCCACAGTCAGCGCCCGCTTACGGCTGGATTCGCCAGACTGA
- a CDS encoding NADPH-dependent FMN reductase gives MSKPKILVFAGSLRKESLNKKLARAAGRYAEAAGAEVTFLDLADYPLPIYDGDIESASGLPENALKLKQILAAHDGFILSSPEYNGGISGVLKNMIDWVSRPLEGEPSMAAFKDKWVALLAASPGALGGIRALPMVRTILSGIGCVMMPEQVALGQANKVIDAEGAITDEAAASRVQRLSERLVRFAAK, from the coding sequence GTGAGTAAACCCAAAATTCTGGTCTTCGCTGGCAGTTTGCGCAAAGAATCTCTCAACAAGAAGCTGGCGCGGGCCGCCGGACGTTATGCGGAAGCCGCCGGCGCCGAGGTGACCTTTCTGGATCTGGCGGATTATCCTCTTCCCATTTACGACGGAGACATAGAGAGCGCATCCGGCCTGCCGGAGAACGCGCTCAAGCTCAAACAGATCCTCGCGGCCCATGATGGATTCATTCTGTCTTCTCCCGAATACAATGGCGGCATCAGCGGCGTACTGAAAAACATGATCGACTGGGTGTCGCGCCCGCTGGAAGGCGAGCCCTCCATGGCGGCGTTCAAAGACAAGTGGGTGGCGTTACTGGCGGCCTCTCCCGGGGCGCTGGGCGGCATTCGCGCTTTGCCGATGGTCAGAACCATCTTATCCGGTATTGGCTGCGTGATGATGCCTGAGCAAGTGGCCCTGGGGCAGGCCAACAAAGTCATCGACGCGGAAGGCGCCATCACCGATGAAGCCGCCGCCTCACGAGTGCAACGCCTCAGCGAACGACTGGTCCGCTTCGCCGCCAAATAA